The Oscillatoria salina IIICB1 genome contains the following window.
ATGCCGACTCTTGTACCTTTGAGTCTAATGTCATCAGGCGCAAGAAATTCAAAGTAATCTTCGAGTTTCATGAGTGAATAAAAAGATTGAGATTATCTTAGAAGTATAAATTTCAGCCGATGGGCTAGTTAACGGAAGTAGTGCTGTCTAGTTGAGTTATAGTTAACTTATGGTCGAAAAAAAATTCTCACTATAAGACAACAGTAAAGTAAAAATCATCTCAGCATGACAATCAAGACTGTTAACCCAAATTATAACTTGTGATTATGACCCAGTTTAACCTGTCATTCTTTTAAAGCGAAGAATCTCCGTAGAAGTTAAAACGTAGTCTAGAGATGCTTCATTTCGCTAACGCTCCATTCAGCATGACATTTTTTTTACGAAAATTAATTGTCAGTATTGAAGCAAATTTTATTTGCCGAACCCGTAAACGGGCGGCTACACGAATTAGGTCCCCTTCGCGGGCTAATTTTTTTGAGTTTCAATAAGGGTCGAATTGTGACAATTGATTAGGAATTGTTGGGGGATTTGTTGGTGGGTGCCGAAGTGTAAATGTAGGTAGGATGCGTGGAGATTTTTTTGGGTAAATCCTTCGAGAATTGCTGGTGTTTGGGGGTGATATGTGGTAACTTTAAAGAGTGGCTTTTGGGTTGTAATTTTTAGCCGCGAGCGATGAAATTCGTGTCCTGTAATTTGGGTTCCGGCGGGAAATAAAAATGTGTTTTCTAAGGCAGTGGCTTGACGGTAGCCGAGGGTTAGTTTTTTACTCATTACTGCTTTGTTTGGTAAGATTCCTACCATGTCCCAGGCTTGACCGTCGAAGTCAATAATTTGCTCGCATAAGTACATTAAGCCACCGCATTCTGCGTAGGTGGTAATTCCGGCTGCAATGGCTTTTTTGACTGCGTGACGTGCGTTTTTGTTGTTAGCTAATTCTGAGGCGAATACTTCAGGAAAACCGCCGCCAAAGTATAATCCTTGTATTCCTGGTGGTAGTTTGGTATCGGCTAAGGGACTCCAAAAAATTAATTCTGCTCCGAGGGCGATGAGGATGTCGAGGTTATCTTGATAGTAGAAGTTGAAAGCCCGATCGCCTGCCACCGCAATTTTGATTTTATCTTTTTTTGGCTTCCCCCCAACCCCGCTTAACAAGGGAGGAGTTGGAGTTAGCGGTGTTGCTTTTAATAATGGCAGCAATCGCTCCCAGTCAAAATGCTCTTCAGCAAGT
Protein-coding sequences here:
- a CDS encoding cobyrinate a,c-diamide synthase: MTLVIAGSCSGVGKTTVTLALLAFLSDRGFPVQAFKVGPDYIDPMFHTAITKRPCRNLDPVLTSEAYVQQCFARHSSDVDYALVEGVMGLFDGISWGEVGDFASTAHIARLLDLPVLLVLDCSKLSGSIAAIAHGFRTFDPRVKIAGVVLNQVGSDRHLQLLKNALEPLHLPILGVFYREQCIRIPDRHLGLVPAAEIPGMQRLFDQLNSLAEEHFDWERLLPLLKATPLTPTPPLLSGVGGKPKKDKIKIAVAGDRAFNFYYQDNLDILIALGAELIFWSPLADTKLPPGIQGLYFGGGFPEVFASELANNKNARHAVKKAIAAGITTYAECGGLMYLCEQIIDFDGQAWDMVGILPNKAVMSKKLTLGYRQATALENTFLFPAGTQITGHEFHRSRLKITTQKPLFKVTTYHPQTPAILEGFTQKNLHASYLHLHFGTHQQIPQQFLINCHNSTLIETQKN